In a single window of the Pandoraea pulmonicola genome:
- a CDS encoding aminoglycoside phosphotransferase family protein, with the protein MGDSPSTLPERIKTTERVLMESHLLFTVREKLPSLCRLRLETLCGGAEATTVVKVDAYCSVVVKAIRSRLAAEEVAHIKRMNAALPGICPPVVYFEADRGIYATEFAPGKTLERQLRDSVIDVTGIGHFQLVAPCLLALRQLHLATQRRYASSYHDAIVAKRLSKILRSDLTTKNLAAFTDLDIETYYVTAWATGRTQSCSLRTAMSRVLERYSAFLPDVEALVHGDPHLGNIIMEKATPIFIDPRVTWDDTPNPDPGYFDPLYDLACMVHSIFANLILLAPRDLLESVKARRALIANSVRILDTYTRQKTTQAQRVRFITYLICSLSGNLKYSRWTPTTEAFWLTLNFLDLLEDTLDHFRFDEGTITS; encoded by the coding sequence ATGGGAGACTCCCCGTCAACATTGCCTGAACGTATCAAGACAACGGAGCGTGTTTTGATGGAGTCGCACCTCTTATTCACCGTCCGCGAAAAACTCCCATCGCTCTGCAGGCTAAGGCTTGAAACACTTTGCGGTGGCGCGGAAGCCACGACCGTCGTGAAGGTCGACGCATATTGCAGCGTGGTGGTAAAAGCAATCCGTTCTCGCCTTGCTGCAGAGGAAGTTGCGCATATAAAACGAATGAATGCCGCACTCCCCGGCATTTGTCCCCCCGTCGTCTATTTCGAGGCAGATAGGGGCATCTACGCCACTGAATTCGCTCCGGGAAAAACGTTGGAGCGGCAATTACGTGATTCGGTGATCGACGTCACCGGCATTGGCCATTTCCAATTAGTTGCACCGTGCCTGTTAGCGCTGCGGCAACTTCACCTCGCAACACAGCGCCGGTATGCGTCGAGCTATCACGACGCCATTGTCGCTAAACGACTTTCAAAAATTCTTCGATCCGATCTGACGACGAAGAATTTGGCAGCCTTCACAGACCTCGATATTGAAACCTATTACGTCACTGCGTGGGCAACAGGTCGTACGCAAAGCTGCTCGCTCAGAACCGCAATGTCGCGAGTCTTGGAACGCTATTCAGCGTTTCTTCCTGATGTGGAAGCGCTCGTCCATGGAGACCCTCATCTAGGCAACATCATCATGGAAAAAGCAACTCCAATATTTATCGATCCGCGCGTTACGTGGGACGACACCCCGAACCCCGATCCAGGGTACTTCGATCCGCTGTATGACTTGGCTTGTATGGTGCACTCAATTTTCGCCAACCTAATACTCCTGGCACCGCGGGACTTACTGGAAAGCGTGAAAGCTAGGCGCGCTTTGATAGCAAATTCGGTCAGAATTCTCGATACCTACACACGGCAAAAAACTACGCAGGCGCAGCGCGTCCGGTTCATTACATATTTGATCTGTAGTTTGTCAGGGAATCTCAAGTACTCACGCTGGACACCTACTACGGAAGCGTTCTGGCTTACGTTGAATTTCTTGGATTTGCTCGAAGATACGCTGGATCACTTCCGGTTCGACGAAGGAACAATAACGTCATGA
- the pilO2 gene encoding type 4b pilus protein PilO2, translating to MAHALANGLVVGAQWETLIGLQKEMAEIRSLARSRDASHYVVADDGAGTRTVGLLSLSAAADVAVPVAQYALAALIGALVDGPNVAFIHPDPDNSANAFFVTLRDRRPELDMALPASQLKRRLEQWCSEIEGPVKVAGVSCLDIPQADVALTLDDVLASLRKDAPADARLKPVRTSLPVRQIRIAATAIVALALVGGAGLWAWSWYDGVQQEKRARANQVDPIEAYRQALARAIAAEPFSTGASYARRLQHAVQRLPADAGGWRPASIDCKGDRCEIGWRRSEGGTFDLLLSQRPDARIVDLDHASETLTIAGDAPLPAKTVPASSAVASGAASAPSSASAAEATAVDAAEDDGDAGVTPVPHHQFLRTAGARLQALGDYGMDISLTMPAPLTSVPPGVAARRDVPPPILKGQWTMAGHLAFFDSVAGLMMRAGNMSLVELKIVIDDGKPVFSAQGTYYVH from the coding sequence ATGGCGCACGCACTTGCCAATGGTCTAGTCGTCGGCGCGCAGTGGGAGACGCTGATCGGCCTGCAAAAGGAGATGGCCGAGATCCGCAGTCTCGCCAGAAGCCGCGACGCGTCGCACTACGTGGTGGCAGACGACGGTGCGGGAACGCGTACCGTGGGGCTGCTCTCGCTGAGCGCCGCCGCGGACGTTGCGGTCCCGGTGGCGCAGTACGCGCTCGCGGCCCTGATCGGGGCGCTGGTCGACGGACCGAACGTGGCGTTCATCCATCCCGATCCCGACAATTCCGCAAACGCGTTTTTCGTCACGCTGCGCGATCGCCGCCCCGAGCTCGACATGGCGTTACCGGCATCGCAGCTCAAGCGTCGTCTGGAGCAGTGGTGTTCGGAAATCGAAGGCCCCGTGAAGGTCGCCGGCGTGAGTTGCCTGGATATACCGCAGGCGGACGTCGCATTGACGCTCGACGACGTGCTGGCGTCGTTGCGGAAAGACGCGCCGGCCGACGCGCGGCTCAAGCCGGTGCGGACCTCGCTGCCGGTGCGCCAGATCCGGATCGCGGCCACCGCCATCGTGGCGCTTGCCCTCGTCGGCGGCGCGGGGCTGTGGGCCTGGTCCTGGTACGACGGCGTGCAACAGGAGAAGCGGGCGCGGGCCAATCAGGTCGATCCGATCGAGGCGTACCGGCAGGCGCTCGCGCGTGCCATTGCCGCTGAACCGTTCTCGACCGGCGCCTCGTACGCACGACGTCTGCAACACGCGGTTCAACGCCTGCCGGCCGATGCCGGCGGGTGGCGTCCGGCGTCGATCGACTGCAAGGGCGATCGTTGCGAGATCGGCTGGCGGCGCAGCGAGGGCGGTACGTTCGACCTGCTGCTCTCGCAACGGCCCGACGCGCGCATCGTCGACCTCGATCATGCCAGCGAAACCCTGACGATCGCAGGCGACGCGCCGCTTCCCGCGAAGACCGTTCCGGCGTCGTCCGCGGTGGCATCGGGCGCGGCGAGCGCGCCCAGCTCGGCCAGTGCTGCGGAAGCGACCGCTGTCGACGCCGCCGAGGATGACGGCGACGCGGGCGTGACGCCGGTGCCGCACCACCAGTTCCTGCGCACGGCGGGCGCGCGGCTGCAGGCGCTGGGCGACTACGGCATGGACATCTCGCTGACGATGCCGGCGCCGCTGACCTCCGTGCCCCCCGGGGTCGCGGCGCGTCGGGACGTGCCGCCTCCCATCCTGAAAGGCCAATGGACGATGGCCGGACATCTCGCCTTCTTCGATTCGGTGGCCGGCCTGATGATGCGCGCGGGCAACATGTCGCTCGTCGAACTGAAGATCGTCATCGACGACGGCAAGCCCGTCTTCTCCGCTCAAGGAACCTACTATGTTCACTAA
- a CDS encoding type 4 pilus major pilin, producing the protein MNVHATASEVAKTRTTITQRLTQRLSRRRQRGVTLVELSVAVAVMGLIMAGAMVGVPRLMNSVKLSQEMKDWQMAALAVQNGVASGTLTANSSDDEIMKMAVTEPFNRTDAGKRLLNRFGGTIVIAPVPGSGYPSSGVTVTSGGYPSAQCAEFAGKMNNLFATLTVNGTEIKSDKKLDIPGITDACAKKGGSDVTQAEMVFTIAG; encoded by the coding sequence ATGAACGTACATGCAACCGCGAGCGAAGTCGCAAAAACCAGGACCACGATCACGCAACGGCTGACGCAGCGCTTGAGCCGCCGTCGTCAACGAGGCGTGACATTGGTGGAACTGTCGGTGGCGGTGGCCGTGATGGGCCTGATCATGGCCGGCGCCATGGTCGGTGTGCCGCGCCTGATGAACAGCGTGAAGCTCTCGCAGGAAATGAAGGACTGGCAGATGGCGGCCCTGGCCGTGCAGAACGGCGTGGCCTCGGGCACGCTCACCGCGAACTCGAGCGATGACGAAATTATGAAGATGGCTGTCACCGAGCCGTTCAACCGTACCGATGCCGGTAAGCGACTGCTCAATCGATTCGGCGGCACTATCGTCATCGCGCCGGTGCCCGGCAGCGGTTACCCGTCGAGCGGAGTCACCGTCACATCTGGCGGCTATCCGAGCGCGCAGTGCGCGGAATTCGCCGGAAAAATGAACAACCTGTTCGCGACCTTGACGGTCAATGGTACGGAAATCAAGTCCGACAAGAAGTTAGACATCCCGGGCATTACCGATGCGTGTGCGAAGAAGGGCGGCAGCGACGTGACTCAGGCCGAGATGGTTTTCACCATCGCAGGATGA
- a CDS encoding GspE/PulE family protein yields MATLAKRLWAALARIGQRSRARPMARPIADLREADIQAFGWRQDLGIVLAGAEQGSLVLVAMKPRLYLVLLEHNTFVRTQGSDLLERFDHAVRAKHRLDLEGIYVGSTEEILLMQSRLQQQGGDDDPRDAQRTGAYRNFDLIIERAIDAGASDVHFEFRDAHIVRVRMRIHGKLRMTPDSDRLARDYHAMLDAVSAAYNSRADPSSRSHNHFDEAQHQSCSIPLTLRHRKYQLRFQSVKENRGVDVVLRLLVNEALEGDVLTLAQLGYSDDQIEVLEDAVHRCPGLTVIAGETGSGKSTTLRTLMTYERESGKKFFSIEDPVEYIQPHMTQIPIQRRAEDGPGESPFGAAAKVLLRGDPDKLMPGEIRDAETGSFAKSMTETGHQVLSTVHASSAFGIISRLVSEEIGMPLAAVAAPNFLAAIVYQKLIPVLCEHCKQPAQQGLDAAMLGVIGALGIDTSKVCVEGPGCERCDGRGTGGQTVVAEVCEPTDEMLEMLRESRFWDAERLWRTGHDGDPCSPNMTGKSAMEHAMYKMSQGLVDPRDIEAAFCKLKKFHFRQTTSPGANAPRRLASV; encoded by the coding sequence ATGGCTACGCTGGCTAAGCGCCTTTGGGCAGCGCTGGCGCGTATCGGGCAACGCTCCCGAGCGCGACCGATGGCGCGCCCGATCGCCGATCTGCGCGAGGCGGACATTCAGGCGTTCGGCTGGCGGCAGGACCTCGGCATCGTGCTCGCCGGCGCCGAGCAGGGTTCGCTGGTGCTCGTCGCCATGAAACCGCGTTTGTATCTTGTGCTGCTCGAACACAACACCTTCGTGCGCACTCAGGGCTCCGATCTGCTCGAGCGTTTCGATCACGCGGTACGCGCCAAGCACCGTCTCGATCTCGAGGGCATCTACGTCGGCTCCACGGAAGAGATCCTCCTCATGCAGTCGCGTCTGCAACAGCAGGGAGGCGACGACGATCCGCGCGACGCGCAGCGTACCGGCGCGTATCGCAACTTCGATCTGATCATCGAGCGCGCCATCGACGCCGGTGCCTCCGACGTCCATTTCGAGTTTCGCGACGCCCATATCGTGCGCGTGCGCATGCGCATTCACGGCAAGCTGCGCATGACGCCCGACAGCGACCGGCTCGCACGCGACTATCACGCCATGCTCGACGCCGTGTCCGCCGCTTACAACTCGCGCGCCGATCCCAGCAGCCGCAGTCACAATCACTTCGACGAGGCGCAGCACCAGAGCTGCTCGATCCCGCTCACGCTGCGCCATCGCAAGTACCAGCTTCGCTTCCAGAGCGTGAAGGAAAACCGCGGCGTGGACGTGGTGCTGCGTCTGCTCGTCAACGAGGCGCTCGAAGGCGACGTGCTCACACTCGCGCAGCTCGGGTATTCGGACGACCAGATAGAAGTCCTCGAGGACGCCGTGCACCGCTGTCCGGGGCTGACCGTCATCGCGGGCGAGACCGGCTCGGGAAAGTCCACGACGCTGCGCACGCTCATGACCTACGAGCGCGAGTCCGGCAAGAAATTCTTCTCGATCGAAGATCCGGTCGAATACATCCAGCCGCACATGACGCAGATCCCGATTCAGCGGCGCGCGGAGGATGGCCCGGGCGAGTCGCCGTTCGGTGCGGCGGCGAAAGTGCTGCTGCGCGGCGACCCGGACAAACTGATGCCCGGCGAGATCCGCGACGCGGAAACCGGCTCGTTCGCCAAGTCGATGACCGAGACGGGACACCAGGTGCTCTCGACCGTGCACGCGTCGAGCGCGTTCGGCATCATCTCGCGGCTGGTCAGCGAGGAGATCGGCATGCCGCTCGCTGCCGTGGCCGCCCCGAACTTTCTGGCGGCCATCGTCTACCAGAAGCTCATTCCGGTGCTGTGCGAGCACTGCAAGCAGCCGGCGCAGCAAGGGCTCGACGCCGCCATGCTCGGCGTGATCGGCGCGCTCGGCATCGACACGTCGAAGGTGTGCGTGGAGGGGCCGGGATGCGAGCGATGCGACGGACGCGGCACGGGCGGACAGACCGTCGTTGCCGAAGTGTGCGAACCGACCGACGAGATGCTCGAGATGCTGCGCGAGTCACGCTTCTGGGACGCCGAACGCCTGTGGCGCACGGGGCACGACGGCGACCCATGCAGCCCGAACATGACCGGCAAATCGGCCATGGAGCACGCGATGTACAAGATGTCGCAAGGTCTGGTCGATCCGCGCGACATCGAAGCCGCCTTCTGCAAACTCAAGAAATTTCACTTCCGTCAGACGACGTCGCCGGGCGCCAACGCGCCGCGACGGCTCGCCAGCGTGTAG
- a CDS encoding ATP-grasp domain-containing protein, translated as MTIDHESPIAIVARVDYDLLLRDGKIIEPLRGRPLIFIHSVRTSRLPPLESCAELHLIELRDCNDYLTQLLRVIMSRHSLSQVLTISEQDLSPVVAARNALGFSSISVSQAELYRDKVAMKRALDGCGIRIPAFADGVDDKGIRQLFTRYGKLVAKPRDGYGAQGISVLSKPSDVDAFLEWQNSRRCGYLVEQFVNGDVHHLDAVVRNGEILFSSLGRYEVAPLNFSGRRWAGTRFTNRKDAIHKAACDLLSTILRAFGTLDGVFHFEFFFSDGILTFGEIAIRPVGGGVAEAIYDAFGVHLVEEHVRIQLGLPPGTASSREEIAYGASLLMLSEVPGVISGYEGLDANLYRSLKRVNYHRVKGEWVAPTRYSADSLLTCSLAASNANVLDADIFAIQRTACVVLSQVQETADARSPD; from the coding sequence TTGACGATTGACCATGAATCCCCTATCGCCATCGTAGCTCGCGTTGACTATGATTTACTACTTCGCGATGGCAAGATTATCGAACCTCTGCGAGGAAGACCGCTCATCTTTATTCATTCCGTACGGACATCACGCCTCCCTCCCTTAGAATCGTGTGCCGAACTCCATCTGATTGAATTACGCGACTGCAACGACTACCTCACACAGTTGTTGCGCGTAATCATGTCTCGTCATTCTTTATCTCAAGTTTTAACTATTTCTGAGCAGGATCTCTCCCCAGTCGTAGCGGCACGCAACGCTCTCGGATTTTCGAGCATTAGCGTATCGCAGGCAGAGCTGTATCGCGACAAGGTGGCAATGAAGCGTGCCTTGGATGGATGCGGTATCCGGATCCCGGCGTTTGCCGATGGCGTCGACGACAAAGGCATACGACAATTGTTTACGCGCTACGGGAAACTCGTAGCCAAACCTCGTGACGGATATGGTGCTCAAGGAATATCCGTTTTATCAAAACCATCTGATGTTGATGCGTTTCTTGAATGGCAAAATTCGCGGCGTTGCGGATACCTTGTCGAGCAGTTCGTCAACGGCGACGTGCATCATTTGGACGCGGTGGTGCGAAACGGCGAGATCCTGTTCTCGTCTCTCGGGCGATATGAAGTGGCTCCTCTGAATTTTTCCGGTCGACGCTGGGCAGGAACGCGCTTCACCAATAGAAAAGATGCGATCCATAAGGCAGCATGCGACCTACTCTCGACCATCTTACGGGCCTTTGGCACGCTCGATGGGGTATTCCACTTCGAATTTTTCTTTTCTGATGGAATCCTGACGTTTGGAGAAATTGCGATTCGACCTGTCGGTGGCGGCGTAGCAGAAGCAATCTATGACGCGTTTGGGGTCCATCTGGTGGAGGAGCATGTACGTATTCAGCTTGGCCTGCCACCAGGCACCGCTTCCTCCCGCGAGGAAATAGCGTACGGTGCATCGCTATTGATGCTCTCCGAAGTGCCTGGCGTCATTTCGGGATATGAGGGTCTAGACGCCAACCTGTATAGATCGTTAAAACGCGTCAATTATCACCGTGTGAAGGGCGAATGGGTAGCCCCCACACGTTATAGCGCCGACAGCTTGCTCACGTGTTCGTTGGCCGCATCAAATGCCAACGTATTGGATGCCGACATTTTTGCGATCCAGCGGACTGCGTGCGTTGTGTTATCCCAAGTTCAAGAGACAGCTGATGCCCGATCTCCCGACTAA
- a CDS encoding type II secretion system F family protein — MIDAANRLLAKLTPARDPYPGLSKAKRQFHKQRAKFYSDFADAIEDGANPFELFSRRYARAKERRNPMAPLYAVWRDRASSKNLQKSWSGTIPDEDLVVIAAGEKGDLPGTLRFLARVVTLQQQTRSAIAGAVALPIFMSVLLAAIQLGVAYGMMPIMTEIMPPEHFPLVGAGLYAMSGFVANWWPFLYGLPLLLVVLMSLSFSRWTGPLRNRLDGLGPYAVYRDVRAGEFLVALAALTSAKTSVFDAISLLLSGASPWLRWHLLRMRASLKSERSMIKAMDTGIFNEEVFDRLVEYSDRTNFDAGIRKIGLMTIEEVAERIKQRSATLRSVLLAMVGLTIVFTVGGMLQIGHAAGEYAKSAF, encoded by the coding sequence ATGATCGACGCCGCCAACCGCCTGCTCGCCAAACTCACCCCCGCTCGCGATCCCTATCCGGGACTGTCCAAAGCCAAGCGCCAGTTCCACAAGCAGCGCGCGAAGTTCTACAGCGACTTCGCCGATGCCATCGAAGACGGCGCGAACCCGTTCGAACTCTTCTCGCGCCGATATGCGCGCGCGAAGGAGCGGCGCAATCCGATGGCGCCGCTCTACGCCGTGTGGCGGGATCGCGCCAGTTCGAAGAATCTGCAAAAGTCGTGGTCGGGCACCATTCCCGACGAGGACCTCGTCGTCATCGCGGCCGGCGAGAAGGGCGACCTGCCCGGCACGTTGCGGTTCCTCGCACGCGTGGTCACCCTCCAGCAGCAGACCCGCAGCGCGATCGCCGGCGCCGTTGCGCTCCCGATCTTCATGTCGGTGCTGCTCGCCGCGATTCAACTGGGGGTCGCCTACGGCATGATGCCGATCATGACGGAGATCATGCCGCCCGAGCACTTCCCGCTCGTCGGCGCCGGCCTTTACGCGATGTCGGGCTTCGTCGCGAACTGGTGGCCGTTCCTCTACGGGCTGCCGCTGCTGCTCGTCGTACTGATGTCGCTGTCGTTCAGCCGCTGGACAGGGCCGCTGCGCAACCGGCTCGACGGCCTCGGCCCCTACGCGGTCTATCGCGACGTGCGCGCGGGCGAGTTCCTCGTGGCGCTGGCCGCGCTCACGAGCGCGAAGACGTCGGTATTCGACGCCATCTCGCTGCTGCTCTCCGGGGCGTCGCCGTGGTTGCGATGGCATCTGCTGCGCATGCGGGCCTCGCTCAAGAGCGAACGCAGCATGATCAAGGCAATGGACACGGGGATCTTCAACGAAGAGGTGTTCGACCGGCTCGTCGAGTACTCCGACCGCACCAACTTCGACGCCGGCATCCGCAAGATCGGCCTGATGACCATCGAGGAAGTCGCCGAGCGCATCAAGCAGCGCTCGGCCACGCTGCGCTCGGTGCTGCTCGCCATGGTCGGTTTGACGATCGTCTTCACCGTGGGCGGGATGCTGCAGATCGGCCACGCCGCCGGCGAGTACGCGAAATCGGCGTTCTGA
- a CDS encoding MFS transporter: MSKLELPLNSSRSDRRLLIRPWVVVHLGSILLFSLGSSIITPYFAIYVAKTLGYGLAFAGVLVSVKVVAQRATSLLGGMLTDMWGARPLALAGVVLRLSAFALLLKTPTHTTLLASALLNGVGAAIYHPALRKLLFEQFRNFPSALARVVGLRNVSLNLGAAVGPLLGALLVESHFTLACEVIVAVYAINVGLLMFFRRSEVPLGLGSQSFRWRDLRSGAFLNTLWLQFGLFAAYSHFEFLMPFYFEQRFGSTFVAGAFLVNTVVVVSIQLTCSKRIAETPAWVGYASFVGFFLCCAISSLGDGAFWQTSPAASMMLIGFSMTLFTVGEVLLGNRIDLMTTRIVSSRSTGTAFGAVAMVGALAVVLSNGMNTYLLELKGFLIVWLVNAIVGLIFLVYSLRRARFDD; encoded by the coding sequence ATGAGCAAGCTCGAGTTGCCTCTAAATAGCTCTCGGTCAGACCGACGATTGCTCATCCGACCATGGGTTGTCGTACATTTGGGTAGCATTTTGCTGTTCAGTCTCGGCAGCTCGATCATTACTCCATACTTTGCCATCTACGTTGCCAAAACTCTTGGATATGGATTGGCGTTCGCTGGCGTGTTGGTATCGGTGAAAGTGGTCGCCCAACGTGCTACGTCATTACTTGGCGGGATGCTCACCGACATGTGGGGAGCTCGCCCACTCGCACTGGCAGGTGTGGTCTTACGACTTTCAGCGTTTGCTCTATTACTCAAAACTCCCACTCACACGACGCTACTCGCGTCTGCACTTCTAAATGGAGTCGGTGCGGCAATTTATCACCCCGCGCTCCGCAAACTGCTATTTGAACAATTCCGAAATTTCCCGTCGGCGTTAGCACGAGTCGTCGGCCTGCGAAACGTATCTCTCAACTTAGGTGCTGCCGTTGGTCCGCTTTTAGGCGCACTTCTAGTGGAGAGCCATTTCACGTTGGCATGCGAGGTAATTGTCGCGGTGTACGCAATTAATGTCGGATTACTTATGTTTTTCCGTCGTAGCGAAGTTCCGTTAGGACTGGGAAGTCAATCTTTCCGATGGAGAGACTTACGCTCAGGGGCATTCCTGAACACACTGTGGCTCCAGTTTGGACTTTTCGCAGCTTACTCGCATTTCGAATTCCTGATGCCGTTTTACTTTGAACAGCGATTCGGAAGCACCTTTGTCGCGGGTGCTTTTCTTGTCAATACTGTAGTTGTCGTTTCGATCCAGCTAACTTGCTCCAAGCGTATCGCCGAAACGCCGGCTTGGGTGGGCTACGCGAGCTTCGTCGGCTTTTTCCTTTGCTGCGCGATATCAAGCCTAGGTGACGGAGCCTTCTGGCAAACCAGTCCCGCGGCGTCGATGATGTTGATAGGGTTTTCTATGACCCTATTCACCGTTGGTGAGGTGCTCCTCGGCAACCGGATCGACTTGATGACAACAAGAATCGTCTCATCTCGATCTACTGGCACTGCGTTCGGCGCTGTTGCGATGGTTGGTGCACTCGCTGTTGTCTTGTCCAACGGGATGAACACCTACTTATTGGAACTGAAAGGTTTCTTGATTGTTTGGTTAGTGAACGCAATTGTTGGCTTAATTTTTCTTGTGTATTCACTCAGGAGAGCTCGTTTTGACGATTGA
- a CDS encoding secretin N-terminal domain-containing protein translates to MRKRLGVLCATTLLAACGTPGMLSKTDENVTQAREIAQAAVQTHMAPPIQAVERVQGAWLARKSVAVNANVALPEFFERNVRFSTGTPVPMSMLLAQVARGNGLTIRVASDVSCDSSAGGGSRGSSGGPGVRGGMGGPGAQAAHAFLSCSESGEPTVPLQYNGSLSGLLDTIAHRSGTHWTYRDGVIHFARYVTRTFQIKMMPGSSSYTASVGKASKLTAKRGASGGGGGAGGGDTGGVDLSFNADARVSVESELDYWSDLVKTVTDMLSPGGRVTPSVVTSSLVVTDTADVMERVARYIDSENAVLGRQVKLRVQVYSVNLDEKSAAGIDWNLVYQSASGLVAQFGGPALGGMLTSRNGGLNISRIPNGRLAGSTALFRALSQQGRVSTVIDTTVVTLNNQPAPVAVTQNQGFVAQTKMTPGNYGGQAVVTAEQSVLTTGFVMNLLPTLMDNRSVMLQVQIDMSDLKKLEKINLRTGKESPSGGDGGGGPNVKGKRDEDGVEVEVGGGDERGRRDDGLGVGTFMQLPLTSSVQTMQRASLKSGDTLVLSGFRRKDDRTDRDGVFNYQGGTKEATQSVNEVVILISPELTEGA, encoded by the coding sequence ATGAGAAAGCGACTCGGCGTGTTGTGCGCCACTACGTTACTGGCGGCATGCGGCACACCGGGCATGCTGTCCAAGACCGACGAGAACGTCACGCAGGCGCGCGAGATCGCGCAGGCCGCGGTACAAACCCATATGGCGCCTCCGATTCAGGCGGTCGAGCGCGTCCAGGGCGCGTGGCTGGCCAGGAAATCCGTGGCGGTGAATGCGAACGTCGCCCTGCCCGAATTCTTCGAACGCAACGTTCGTTTCTCCACCGGGACGCCCGTCCCGATGTCGATGCTGCTCGCGCAGGTCGCGCGCGGCAACGGTCTGACCATCCGCGTTGCGTCGGACGTGTCGTGCGACAGCAGCGCAGGCGGCGGTTCGCGCGGAAGCTCCGGCGGGCCGGGTGTGCGAGGCGGCATGGGCGGCCCCGGCGCTCAAGCGGCACATGCGTTCCTCAGTTGCAGCGAGTCGGGCGAGCCCACCGTACCGCTCCAGTACAACGGTTCGCTCTCGGGGCTGCTCGACACCATCGCGCATCGTTCCGGCACGCACTGGACCTATCGCGACGGCGTGATCCACTTCGCGCGCTACGTCACGCGCACGTTCCAGATCAAGATGATGCCGGGTAGCTCCTCCTATACGGCCTCGGTCGGCAAGGCCTCGAAGTTGACGGCGAAACGCGGTGCGTCGGGCGGCGGGGGCGGGGCCGGCGGAGGCGACACGGGCGGCGTCGATCTGAGCTTCAACGCCGACGCGCGCGTGAGCGTGGAGTCCGAGCTCGACTACTGGAGCGATCTCGTGAAAACCGTCACCGACATGCTCTCGCCGGGCGGGCGCGTCACGCCGTCGGTCGTCACGAGCTCGCTCGTCGTGACCGATACCGCCGACGTGATGGAGCGCGTGGCGCGCTACATCGATTCGGAGAACGCGGTGCTCGGCCGGCAGGTCAAGCTGCGCGTGCAGGTGTACTCCGTCAATCTCGACGAAAAGTCGGCCGCCGGCATCGACTGGAATCTCGTCTATCAATCGGCCAGCGGTCTCGTGGCGCAGTTCGGCGGCCCGGCGCTGGGCGGCATGCTGACCTCGCGCAACGGCGGGCTGAACATCAGCAGGATTCCTAACGGACGCCTGGCCGGCTCCACGGCGCTGTTTCGCGCGCTCAGTCAGCAGGGACGCGTGAGCACGGTCATCGATACCACGGTCGTCACGCTGAACAACCAGCCGGCGCCGGTGGCCGTCACGCAGAACCAGGGCTTCGTCGCCCAGACCAAGATGACGCCCGGCAACTACGGCGGGCAGGCGGTCGTGACCGCCGAGCAGTCGGTGCTGACCACGGGTTTCGTGATGAACCTTCTGCCCACATTGATGGACAACCGCAGCGTGATGCTGCAGGTCCAGATCGATATGTCCGATCTGAAGAAGCTCGAGAAGATCAATCTGCGCACGGGCAAGGAGTCGCCGAGCGGCGGAGATGGCGGTGGCGGGCCGAACGTCAAGGGGAAGCGGGACGAAGACGGTGTGGAGGTCGAGGTGGGCGGTGGCGACGAACGCGGTCGCCGCGACGACGGCCTGGGCGTCGGCACCTTCATGCAGCTTCCGCTTACGTCCTCCGTGCAAACGATGCAGCGCGCCTCGCTCAAGTCGGGCGACACGCTTGTGCTCAGCGGTTTCCGACGCAAGGACGACCGCACCGACCGCGATGGCGTCTTCAACTACCAGGGCGGCACGAAGGAAGCGACGCAGAGTGTGAACGAGGTCGTGATCCTGATATCGCCGGAACTCACCGAGGGCGCGTGA
- a CDS encoding toxin co-regulated pilus biosynthesis Q family protein, translating to MNDFRMRTAVLALVLGGGVASTHAAEVPSGADVTRLFASHKPLTQWPAQATDRVHATPREPSARPLAQETVDESRWQVAPALELAPVEPPPAPAPRLVSESEPTPESAAAPAPAPLTPALQLALQPEDGRLSQAVRRYAERNGWQLAWEIERDFPIEYPATFHGDFLGIIEQIVLSLHNTDAPIRVKVYEANRVLRVVHATQ from the coding sequence ATGAACGATTTCAGAATGCGCACCGCAGTTCTCGCTCTGGTTCTCGGCGGTGGGGTCGCTTCGACGCACGCCGCCGAGGTTCCCTCGGGCGCCGACGTGACGCGGTTGTTCGCGAGCCACAAACCGCTCACGCAGTGGCCCGCCCAGGCGACGGATCGCGTGCACGCCACGCCGCGCGAGCCGTCCGCACGGCCGCTCGCTCAAGAGACCGTCGACGAATCGCGCTGGCAGGTGGCGCCCGCACTCGAGCTTGCGCCTGTGGAGCCCCCACCTGCACCGGCGCCGCGACTTGTATCCGAGTCCGAGCCGACGCCCGAGTCCGCAGCTGCCCCCGCTCCGGCGCCGCTCACGCCGGCATTGCAACTCGCTCTGCAACCGGAGGATGGCCGCCTGTCGCAAGCCGTGCGGCGATACGCGGAGCGAAACGGCTGGCAGCTCGCGTGGGAAATCGAGCGCGACTTCCCCATCGAGTATCCAGCCACGTTTCACGGAGACTTCCTCGGCATCATCGAACAGATCGTGCTGTCGCTGCACAACACCGACGCACCGATTCGCGTGAAGGTGTACGAGGCCAATCGCGTGCTGCGTGTCGTGCACGCCACGCAATAA